One Setaria italica strain Yugu1 chromosome I, Setaria_italica_v2.0, whole genome shotgun sequence DNA window includes the following coding sequences:
- the LOC101770993 gene encoding 7-deoxyloganetin glucosyltransferase, whose amino-acid sequence MSTATPPATGEKPQPHAVCLPFPAQGHITPMLKLAKVLHGRGFHVTFVNTEYNHRRLVRSRGAAAVAGLPGFRFAAIPDGLPASDADATQDPAAISHATKHHCPPHFRSLLAGLGGGGGAVACVVADNLMSFAVDAAGELRVPCALFWTASACGYMGYRNFRPLIDRGIIPLKDEEQLTNGFMDMPVDWARGMSKHMRLKDFPTFLRTTDPDDVLMTFQLHEVERSESAAAVIVNSFDELERPALDAMRAIIPAVYTIGPLASVAEQAVVPTGGPVDAISSSLWREDPTCLAWLEGREPRSVVYVNFGSVTVMSGEELAEFAWGLAGSGHDFLWIVRPDVVRGAGTASAAAAAALPPGFAEATRGRGLLASWCDQEAVLRHGAVGLFLTHSGWNSTMESLSAGVPMLCWPFFAEQQTNCRYKCAEWGVGMEVGDDVRREAVAARIREAMGGSEKGREMKRQAAEWKEAAARAAVESLANLDSLIDGVLLSGMGGRLATR is encoded by the exons ATGAGCACCGCTACTcctccggccaccggcgagAAGCCTCAGCCTCACGCGGTGTGCCTGCCGTTCCCGGCGCAGGGCCACATCACGCCGATGCTGAAGCTTGCCAAGGTCCTCCACGGCCGTGGCTTCCACGTCACCTTCGTCAACACCGAGTacaaccaccgccgcctcgtccgctcccgtggcgccgccgccgtcgcgggccTCCCGGGGTTCCGCTTCGCCGCCATCCCGGACGGCCTGCCGGCGTCCGACGCCGACGCCACGCAGGACCCGGCGGCCATCAGCCACGCCACCAAGCACCACTGCCCGCCCCACTTCCGGAGCCTGCTCgccgggctcggcggcggcggcggcgccgtggcttGCGTCGTGGCGGACAACCTGATGAGCTTCGCCGTGGACGCCGCGGGGGAGCTCCGCGTGCCGTGCGCGCTCTTCTGGACGGCCAGCGCCTGCGGCTACATGGGCTACCGCAACTTCCGCCCCCTCATCGACCGGGGAATCATCCCGCTCAAAG ACGAAGAGCAGCTGACGAACGGGTTCATGGACATGCCGGTGGACTGGGCGCGGGGCATGAGCAAGCACATGCGTCTCAAGGACTTTCCGACCTTCCTCCGCACCACGGACCCCGACGACGTCCTGATGACGTTCCAGCTACACGAGGTTGAGCGGTCGGAGTCCGCGGCGGCCGTCATCGTCAACAGCTTCGACGAGCTGGAGCGGCCGGCGCTCGACGCCATGCGTGCCATCATCCCGGCCGTGTACACCATCGGCCCGCTCGCGTCCGTCGCCGAGCAGGCCGTCGTCCCCACCGGCGGCCCCGTCGACGCGATCAGCTCAAGCCTGTGGCGAGAGGACCCCACCTGCCTCGCGTGGCTGGAGGGCAGGGAGCCCCGGTCGGTGGTGTACGTGAACTTCGGCAGCGTGACGGTGATGAGCGGCGAGGAGCTGGCGGAGTTCGCGTGGGGGCTGGCCGGCAGCGGCCACGACTTCCTGTGGATCGTCAGGCCGGACGTGGTGCGGGGAGCCGGcaccgcctcggcggcggcggcggcggcgctgccgccggggtTCGCGGAGGCGACGCGGGGCAGGGGCCTCCTGGCGAGCTGGTGCGACCAGGAGGCCGTGCTGCGGCATGGCGCGGTGGGGCTGTTCCTGACGCACAGCGGGTGGAACTCGACCATGGAGAGCCTGAGCGCAGGCGTGCCGATGCTGTGCTGGCCCTTCTTCGCGGAGCAGCAGACCAACTGCCGGTACAAGTGCGCCGAGTGGGGCGTGGGGATGGAGGTCGGGGACGACGTGCGGcgggaggccgtggcggcgAGGATACGGGAGGCGATGGGCGGGAGCGAGAAGGGGAGGGAGATGAAGCGCCAGGCGGCGGAGTGGAAGGAGGCCgccgcgcgggcggcggtggagtcGCTCGCGAACCTTGACTCGCTGATCGACGGCGTGCTGCTCTCCGGCATGGGTGGTCGACTCGCTACTCGCTAG
- the LOC101771660 gene encoding photosynthetic NDH subunit of lumenal location 2, chloroplastic: MATLAKHLILCSSTSSSPSPRRRRPLPPNATAGGSDNQPHQQAPPPQSATRRLAVAASTALAATAALYARRPAAPPPAMAAEAAFVPAPTSPGTVPRWGTKSYVRERFFEPELTAEEAAARIRQTAEGMRTLRPMLETMSWKYVLFYVRLKSKYLDLDLTTAMAGVPAGRRADYVRVANELVNNMTEFDRFVRTPKVYESYLFYEKTLKSLDDVAEFLV; this comes from the exons ATGGCCACGCTCGCCAAGCACCTCATCCtctgctcctccacctcgtcatccccctcgccgcgccgccgccggcccctgccTCCCAACGCCACCGCGGGTGGCTCGGACAATCAGCCGCATcagcaggcgccgccgccgcagtccgcgacgcggcggctggcggtggCCGCGTCCACGGCGCTGGCGGCCACGGCCGCGCTGTACGCGCGCCGTCCCGCGGCGCCCCCGCCCGCGatggccgcggaggcggcgtTCGTGCCGGCGCCGACGTCGCCGGGGACCGTGCCGCGGTGGGGCACCAAGTCGTACGTGCGGGAGCGGTTCTTCGAGCCGGAGCTGAccgcggaggaggccgccgcgcgcATCCGGCAGACGGCGGAGGGGATGCGCACGCTGCGCCCGATGCTGGAGACCATGTCGTGGAAGTACGTGCTCTTCTACGTCCGGCTCAAGTCCAAGTACCTCGACCTCGACCTCaccaccgccatggccggcgtTCCCGCGGGGCGGCGCGCCGACTACGTCCGCGTCGCCAACGAGCTCGTCAACAACATGACAGAG TTCGATCGCTTCGTGCGGACTCCCAAGGTCTACGAGTCCTACCTCTTCTACGAGAAGACGCTCAAGTCGCTGGATGACGTGGCAGAGTTCCTCGTTTGA